Proteins from a single region of Apium graveolens cultivar Ventura chromosome 7, ASM990537v1, whole genome shotgun sequence:
- the LOC141674773 gene encoding uncharacterized protein LOC141674773 → MDRSWLKADRRTQEFKLGVDELLNFAFLNGFKQNKISCPCLRCAHSKSWNAQTVKDHLYQYGIDQTYTCWIWHGESNYVQSHVVSEQESSVDPTNMRMGQDIIDDEDISLDSSDFMNHVQGENEPLYPGCESFTKMRALVKLYNLKAKHGISDKCFSDVLLLLASMLPEGNSMPSSFGEAKKTLCTLGMDYEKIHVCPNDCLLYRGERDEDETICRICGESRWKLNKKGEELEGIPAKVLWYFPLIPRLRNLFNTAQIAKDMTWHKTERQNDGKIRHPADSKTWKDVDQRWPEFAAEARNLRLALSSDGFNPFHGPGSDHSTWPVLLSIYNLPPWLCMKRKYIMLSLLISGPNQPGNDIDVYLQPLIEDLQKLWHGKQVYDAFKKESFILRGILLWTISDYPALGNLSGNIIKGYNACVVCVDKTKATRLATYKKTVVMRHRRWLPRNHPYRRQKSAFDNTMEKLSEPIPLTGEEVLERVLPLADHVYGKTQNQPRWKKGEPRPI, encoded by the coding sequence ATGGATAGATCTTGGTTGAAAGCAGATAGAAGAACACAAGAATTTAAACTTGGAGTGGATGAATTGTTAAAttttgcatttctgaatgggtttaaacaaaataaaattagtTGTCCATGCTTAAGATGCGCTCATAGTAAATCTTGGAATGCTCAGACTGTTAAGGATCATCTTTATCAATATGGTATTGATCAAACCTATACGTGTTGGATATGGCATGGAGAGTCAAATTATGTACAGAGTCATGTAGTTTCTGAACAGGAATCATCCGTTGATCCTACAAACATGAGAATGgggcaggatattatcgatgatGAGGATATTTCGTTAGATTCTTCTGATTTTATGAATCATGTTCAAGGTGAAAATGAACCACTTTATCCTGGATGCGAGAGTTTTACAAAAATGAGAGCTTTAGTCAAGTTGTATAATTTAAAAGCAAAACATGGTATTTCTGATAAATGCTTTTCCGATGTCCTTCTTTTGCTTGCATCAATGCTTCCGGAAGGCAACAGTATGCCTTCATCTTTTGGTGAAGCCAAGAAAACTTTATGTACTTTAGGCATGGATTATGAAAAAATACATGTGTGTCCGAATGATTGTCTCTTATACCGCGGTGAGAGGGACGAAGATGAGACGATTTGCCGAATATGTGGGGAATCTAGATGGAAGTTAAACAAGAAAGGAGAAGAATTGGAAGGGATCCCTGCTAAGGTTCTGTGGTACTTTCCATTGATACCAAGATTGAGAAATTTGTTCAATACAGCTCAGATTGCGAAGGACATGACTTGGCATAAAACCGAGCGACAAAATGATGGTAAAATTAGACATCCGGCTGACTCAAAGACATGGAAGGATGTCGATCAAAGGTGGCCTGAGTTTGCTGCAGAGGCTAGGAACCTTCGGTTAGCTTTATCCTCCGATGGATTTAATCCTTTCCATGGACCAGGAAGTGATCACTCAACATGGCCTGTGTTGCTTTCAATTTACAacctcccaccttggctttgtatGAAGAGAAAGTACATTATGCTAAGTCTATTGATATCCGGACCAAATCAGCCTGGAAATGATATTGATGTATACCTTCAACCACTTATAGAAGATTTGCAGAAATTGTGGCATGGGAAACAAGTTTATGATGCATTTAAGAAAGAGTCTTTCATACTAAGAGGAATTTTATTGTGGACAATTAGTGATTATCCAGCCTTAGGAAACTTGTCGGGTAACATCATTAAAGGATATAATGCTTGTGTAGTTTGTGTTGATAAAACAAAAGCTACCAGGTTGGCTACTTACAAAAAGACGGTGGTTATGAGACATCGTAGATGGCTGCCCAGAAATCATCCATATCGAAGGCAAAAATCAGCCTTTGATAACACCATGGAGAAGTTATCAGAACCTATTCCTTTAACTGGAGAGGAGGTGTTAGAAAGGGTACTACCACTAGCGGACCATGTTTATGGTAAGACACAAAACCAACCTCGGTGGAAAAAAGGGGAACCTCGACCAATTTAG